A segment of the Halococcus agarilyticus genome:
TTCGGGATGCTCCGCGAGCGCGATCTGGAGGTCGCCTACCCCGAGCGCACCCACGCAACGGTCGATCACATCGTCCCGACGGCCGACCAGTCCCGGCCCTACGGCGACGACGCCGCCGAGGAGATGATGAGCGAACTGGAGGCAAACGTCCGTGAGGCCGGGATCGACTTCTCCGATCCCACCACGGGCGATCAGGGCATCGTCCACGTCGTCGGTCCCGAGCAGGGGCTGACCCAGCCGGGGATGACCGTCGTCTGTGGCGATTCGCACACCGCGACCCACGGCGCGTTCGGCGCGCTTGCCTTTGGAATCGGGACCTCCCAGATTCGGGACGTGCTCGCCACGGGCTCGATCGCGATGGAGAAGCAGCAGGTCCGCAAGATCGAGGTCACGGGCGAACTCGGCGCGGGCGTCGAGGCGAAAGACGTGATCCTCGCGATCATCCGGAAACTCGGTACCGACGGCGGCGTCGGCTACGTCTACGAGTACGCTGGCGACGCGATCGAAGCGTTGGGAATGGAAGGCCGAATGAGCATCTGCAACATGTCGATCGAAGGCGGCGCGCGCGCAGGCTACGTCAACCCCGACGAGACGACCTACGAGTGGCTGCGCGAGACCGACGCCTTCCGTGACGATCCCGAGAAGTTCGAGCGACTGAAGCCCTACTGGGAGTCGATCCGCTCGGAGAGCGATGCCGGGTACGACGACGTCGTGACGATCGACGGCGGCGCGCTCGAACCGATGGTGACGTGGGGCACGACGCCCGGCCAGGGCATCGGCATCTCCGAGCCGATCCCCGCACCCGAGGACCTCCCCGAGAGCGAGCGTGACACCGCGCGGCGCGCCCAGGAGCACACGCGCGTCGAGCCGGGTGAGAAGATGGACGGGTACGAGATCGACGTCGCCTTCCTCGGATCGTGTACCAACGCTCGCCTGGCTGATCTGCGCCGCGCGGCGCGGATCGTGGCCGGTCGCGAGGTCCACCCCGACGTGCGCGCGATGGTCGTCCCCGGCAGCCAGCGCGTCCAGACTGCCGCCGAGGAGGAAGGGCTGCAGGACGTGTTCACCGCGGCGGGCTTCGAGTGGCGAAACGCGGGCTGTTCGATGTGTCTCGGGATGAACGAGGATCAGTTGGAGGGCGACGAAGCGTGTGCCTCCTCGTCGAACCGGAACTTCGTGGGTCGCCAGGGATCGAAGGAGGGCCGCACAGTCCTGATGAACCCGCGGATGGTGGCCGCAGCAGCCCTGAAGGGGACGGTCACGGACGTTCGCGAGATCGAAGAACGGGAGGTGCCCACCGCATGAGCGCCGGTGATAGCGGCGCTGCGGACGCCGACGCGGACGGCGGGGACGGTCCCGTCGAAACCGTCGAACACGTCTCGGGGACGGGCGTCCCGATCCGGGGCAACGACATCGACACCGACCAGATCATCCCGGCGCGGTTCATGAAGGTCGTCACGTTCGACGGACTGGGCCAGTTCGCCTTCTTCGATCAGCGCTTCGACGACGATGACCAGCCCAAAGAACACCCGATGAACGAGGAGCGCTTTCAGGAGGCCTCGGTGATGGCGGTCAACGCCAACTTCGGGTGTGGCTCCTCGCGCGAGCACGCTCCCCAGGCGCTCCAGCGGTGGGGGATCGATGCGCTGGTCGGCGAGTCGTTCGCCGAGATCTTCGCGGGCAACTGCCTCGCGCTCGGGATCCCGACCGTGACCGCCGACGCGGAGGCGATCGCCGATCTCCAGGACTTCGTCGAGGACAACCCTGACGCCGCGATCGACGTCGACGTGGCCGCCGAAACGGTGCGCTACGGGGATCGAGAGATCGACGTTGCGGTCGACGACGCCCAGCGCACGGCGCTCGTCGACGGCGAGTGGGACACGACCGCGTTGATGCGATCGAACGCAGGTGTCGTCGACGAGACTGCACGGGCGCTTCCCTACGTCGATGACTGACCACATCGCGGTGATCCCCGGTGACGGGATCGGCGGGGAGGTCGTCCCGGTTGCGGTGAAGGTGTTCGATGCGGTCGGCGAGTTCGAATTCGAGTACGCCGAGGCTGGCGACGGAGCGCTGGCGGCAACCGGCAGCGCGCTCCCCGACGGCACCCGCGAGCTGGCCGCGAGCGCGGATGCGACGCTGTTCGGTGCGGCGGGCGAGACCGCTGCCGACGTGATCCTCCCGCTCCGGCGGGCGGTCGAGTCGTTCGCGAACGTCCGGCCAGCGCGGGCGTATCCCGGCGTCGACGCGCTCCACCCCGAGACCGATCTCGTGTTCGTCAGAGAGAACACCGAGGGTGTCTACGCGGGGATCGAGAGCGAGATCACCGAGGACGTCCGGACGCTCACGCGCGTCACCACGGAGTCGGCCTCGCGCCGGATCGCCGAGTTCGGGTTCGATTACGCCACCGAGCACGGCTACGACGTGACCGTGGCGCACAAGGCGAACGTGATGCGCCGTACCGACGGTCTGTTTCTCGACGGCATCGGGGCGGTCGCCGACGAGCGCGGTGTGGAGTACGAAACCCATCTGATGGACGCCCTCGCGATGCATCTCGTGATGGACCCCACCGAGTATGGGGTCGTGATCTGTCCGAACCTCGCGGGCGACGTGCTCTCGGATCTCGCGGCCGGCCTGGTCGGCGGGCTGGGACTGCTCCCGAGCGCGAACGTCGGTCGCGACCGCGCGCTGTTCGAGCCCGTTCACGGTACTGCGCCCGACATCGCTGGCGAGGGAGTCGCCAACCCCGTCGCGACGGTGTTGAGCGCCGCGATGTGCTGTGAGTATCTCGGCCACGACGCGGCGGGCGAGCGCGTGCGCGGGGCCGTGCTGGAGGTGCTCGCGGACGGACCCCGGACGCCGGATCTCGGTGGCGACGCGACGACCGAGGACGTCGAGCGCGCGATCGTCGACCGGCTCTGAGGCGCGGCCGCCGCAGTTAAGCAGTTCGGGTGCGTTGGTGCTCTCGATGCCAGACGTCACCCTCGACGAGGAAACCGTCGACCGGCTGGATCGACTACGGGTCGACGAGGAGTCCTACGACGAGATCGTGACCGAACTCATCAACATCTACGAGACCGAGGAGCGGACGCTGTTTCGCGGCGGCAGTCCCTAGTTCCCTGCGCTCGTGCGGATGTCGTCCCACTTGCCGCGCTCTTCGAGGCGCTGCTGGAGCTCGTCGGCGTAGCGCTGGGTCAGTCGCTCGGCGGCGTCGATCCGCTCCTGATCGGTGCCGCCGTCGCCGTCCATCCCGAGCGCGCTCTTGATCGAACCGAAGACCCCGCCATCGTTACTGTTTCCACCGGAGCCCTCGCCGCCCATCGCGCCCATTCCACCCATCCCACCGCCGACGTTGTCGAGCTCGGGCATGATATGGGGAAGGTTGTCGGTGTTCGCGACGAGGCGATCCTGGCCCTCTGCCGACCCTTCGACCTCGAACTCGACGGCGGTCATGATGAGCCCCCACTGCTGGCGGGAGAACTGGGAGTTCTCGACTGTCGAGGCGAACTCCTGGTCGACAGCCATTCGATCGCCGGCGATCCTGTCGCTCCACTCGCGGTCGCTCATGATCGGGGTTGGAGGGGGGTGCGTATCAGGCTTCCGTGCGTGGCGATGCGGGTGCGGTGGCGGTGCGGGTGCGGTGCCTGGCGGATGAAGGGCGAGGTCCGCTCTGCGGCTCGCGGGTCGCGCTGTTCCCCGCTCGCTTGTTCCGAGGTACTCGCTTCGCTCGCACCTCGCGTTCGA
Coding sequences within it:
- the leuC gene encoding 3-isopropylmalate dehydratase large subunit, whose protein sequence is MSECTLYDKVWDRHAVAELPTGQTQLFVGLHLIHEVTSPQAFGMLRERDLEVAYPERTHATVDHIVPTADQSRPYGDDAAEEMMSELEANVREAGIDFSDPTTGDQGIVHVVGPEQGLTQPGMTVVCGDSHTATHGAFGALAFGIGTSQIRDVLATGSIAMEKQQVRKIEVTGELGAGVEAKDVILAIIRKLGTDGGVGYVYEYAGDAIEALGMEGRMSICNMSIEGGARAGYVNPDETTYEWLRETDAFRDDPEKFERLKPYWESIRSESDAGYDDVVTIDGGALEPMVTWGTTPGQGIGISEPIPAPEDLPESERDTARRAQEHTRVEPGEKMDGYEIDVAFLGSCTNARLADLRRAARIVAGREVHPDVRAMVVPGSQRVQTAAEEEGLQDVFTAAGFEWRNAGCSMCLGMNEDQLEGDEACASSSNRNFVGRQGSKEGRTVLMNPRMVAAAALKGTVTDVREIEEREVPTA
- the leuD gene encoding 3-isopropylmalate dehydratase small subunit; this translates as MSAGDSGAADADADGGDGPVETVEHVSGTGVPIRGNDIDTDQIIPARFMKVVTFDGLGQFAFFDQRFDDDDQPKEHPMNEERFQEASVMAVNANFGCGSSREHAPQALQRWGIDALVGESFAEIFAGNCLALGIPTVTADAEAIADLQDFVEDNPDAAIDVDVAAETVRYGDREIDVAVDDAQRTALVDGEWDTTALMRSNAGVVDETARALPYVDD
- a CDS encoding isocitrate/isopropylmalate dehydrogenase family protein; translation: MTDHIAVIPGDGIGGEVVPVAVKVFDAVGEFEFEYAEAGDGALAATGSALPDGTRELAASADATLFGAAGETAADVILPLRRAVESFANVRPARAYPGVDALHPETDLVFVRENTEGVYAGIESEITEDVRTLTRVTTESASRRIAEFGFDYATEHGYDVTVAHKANVMRRTDGLFLDGIGAVADERGVEYETHLMDALAMHLVMDPTEYGVVICPNLAGDVLSDLAAGLVGGLGLLPSANVGRDRALFEPVHGTAPDIAGEGVANPVATVLSAAMCCEYLGHDAAGERVRGAVLEVLADGPRTPDLGGDATTEDVERAIVDRL
- a CDS encoding DUF7557 family protein, whose product is MPDVTLDEETVDRLDRLRVDEESYDEIVTELINIYETEERTLFRGGSP
- a CDS encoding DUF5799 family protein translates to MSDREWSDRIAGDRMAVDQEFASTVENSQFSRQQWGLIMTAVEFEVEGSAEGQDRLVANTDNLPHIMPELDNVGGGMGGMGAMGGEGSGGNSNDGGVFGSIKSALGMDGDGGTDQERIDAAERLTQRYADELQQRLEERGKWDDIRTSAGN